In Microbulbifer celer, a single window of DNA contains:
- the ubiA gene encoding 4-hydroxybenzoate octaprenyltransferase codes for MQLISQQLQQRWPQALPYWQLARLDRPIGSLLLLWPTWWALWLAAEGWPGVHLFMVFTLGVILTRAAGCAVNDFADRNVDGHVKRTHQRPLATGAATPKGALLLFAGLMLLAFLLVLTTNRLTVLLSLPALALAFCYPFAKRYTHLPQVVLGAAFSMGIPMAFAAVNNSVPPVAWLLFTTNLLWTVAYDTFYAMVDRDDDLKIGVKSTAILFGEMDRAMTGCLQVMVIFALLMLGGRQELGALYYVGVAAAAGLFAYQQWLIKNRQRDDCFKAFLNNNWVGAAVFSGIFFHFLLQ; via the coding sequence ATGCAATTGATCAGCCAACAATTACAGCAACGCTGGCCCCAGGCGTTACCCTACTGGCAACTGGCACGGCTCGATCGCCCCATCGGCTCCCTGTTGCTGTTGTGGCCCACCTGGTGGGCGCTGTGGCTGGCCGCAGAAGGATGGCCGGGTGTCCACCTGTTTATGGTCTTCACCCTCGGGGTGATCCTCACCCGCGCTGCCGGCTGTGCGGTCAACGATTTTGCCGACCGCAATGTTGATGGTCACGTAAAACGCACCCACCAGCGCCCCCTCGCCACCGGCGCGGCAACGCCCAAAGGCGCGCTGCTATTATTCGCCGGCCTGATGCTACTCGCCTTCCTGCTGGTGCTTACCACCAACCGGCTTACTGTACTGCTGTCACTGCCGGCGCTGGCACTGGCGTTCTGCTATCCGTTCGCGAAGCGCTACACCCACTTGCCCCAGGTGGTGCTGGGGGCGGCCTTCAGTATGGGCATTCCAATGGCGTTCGCCGCGGTGAACAACAGCGTGCCCCCGGTGGCGTGGCTGCTCTTTACCACCAACCTGCTGTGGACCGTGGCCTACGACACCTTCTATGCCATGGTGGACCGGGACGATGACCTCAAGATCGGGGTCAAATCCACTGCCATCCTGTTTGGAGAGATGGACCGCGCCATGACCGGCTGCCTGCAGGTCATGGTGATCTTTGCCCTGCTGATGCTCGGTGGGCGTCAGGAACTGGGCGCACTCTACTATGTGGGCGTCGCGGCAGCCGCCGGATTGTTCGCCTACCAACAGTGGTTGATTAAAAACCGTCAGCGGGACGACTGCTTCAAGGCATTCCTGAATAACAACTGGGTCGGCGCGGCTGTATTTTCGGGAATATTTTTTCACTTCCTGCTCCAGTGA
- the recG gene encoding ATP-dependent DNA helicase RecG translates to MNKEPTTKEHKALGEIPVTALKGVGAKLAETLGKLHISTLQDLLFHLPARYQDRTRVVPLAGLRPGMDAVVEGEVRAADVVFGRRRSLAVRLQDTTGTITLRFFHFTAAQKNRFTPGTRVRCYGEARRGGSGLELFHPETEVLGEAISPTAQTLTPIYPLTEGLSQGRLRALIGQGLDWLTRYQVSELLPAQLLPRDLQMPLAGALFYLHQPPADADLEQLAEGQHPAQQRLALEELLAHHLSLLELRRSASAISAPPLSPTKALERDFLARLPFSPTGAQERVGREIAVDLSQSRPMMRLLQGDVGAGKTLVAARAALQAVGAGFQCAVMAPTEILAEQHRINFCGWLEPLGITVAWLSGSMKASERRQQLALIASGDAQLVVGTHALFQDGVDFHRLALVIIDEQHRFGVHQRLQLREKGSVESGPDGTLRTQPHQLIMTATPIPRTLAMSAFADLDCSVIDELPPGRQPINTVAISNERRFEVMERVQSAVREGRQAYWVCTLIEESETLQAQAAESTAEELAETLEGVRVALVHGRMKPAAKDLVMKAFKAGEVDLLVATTVIEVGVDVPNASLMIIENPERLGLAQLHQLRGRVGRGRIASHCVLMYSTPLSANGRARLQALRSHADGFAIAEEDLRLRGPGEILGTRQTGEIQHRIADLQRDAHLLPRVQKIAAAPALDAATRSAIVRRWLHNKPRYAEA, encoded by the coding sequence GTGAATAAGGAACCCACGACCAAGGAACACAAGGCGCTGGGGGAGATCCCCGTCACCGCCCTCAAGGGCGTCGGCGCCAAACTGGCGGAGACCCTCGGCAAACTGCATATCAGCACCCTGCAGGACCTCCTGTTTCACCTGCCTGCGCGCTACCAGGACCGTACCCGCGTGGTGCCGCTGGCGGGGCTGCGCCCGGGTATGGATGCGGTGGTCGAGGGCGAGGTGCGTGCAGCCGATGTGGTCTTTGGTCGCCGCCGCAGTCTCGCGGTGCGTCTGCAGGACACCACCGGCACCATTACCCTGCGTTTTTTCCATTTCACTGCCGCACAGAAAAACCGCTTCACCCCCGGCACCCGCGTACGCTGCTACGGCGAGGCCCGCCGCGGCGGTTCCGGTCTCGAGCTGTTTCACCCGGAAACCGAAGTCCTCGGCGAAGCCATTTCTCCCACCGCCCAGACCCTGACCCCGATATACCCGCTCACCGAAGGGCTCAGCCAGGGCCGCTTGCGGGCGCTGATCGGCCAGGGCCTCGACTGGCTGACCCGGTATCAGGTCAGTGAACTGCTCCCCGCACAACTGTTGCCGCGGGATCTGCAGATGCCGCTGGCCGGCGCACTGTTTTATCTGCACCAGCCACCGGCGGATGCGGACCTGGAACAACTCGCCGAGGGACAGCACCCCGCACAACAGCGCCTGGCGCTGGAAGAGTTGCTTGCGCACCACCTCAGCCTGCTGGAACTGCGCCGCAGCGCCTCTGCAATTTCGGCACCGCCACTGTCCCCCACAAAAGCACTGGAGCGGGATTTCCTCGCACGCCTGCCATTTTCCCCAACCGGGGCCCAGGAAAGGGTGGGGCGGGAAATTGCCGTCGACCTCAGCCAATCCCGCCCGATGATGCGGCTGCTGCAGGGCGACGTGGGGGCGGGCAAAACCCTGGTGGCAGCGCGCGCGGCACTGCAGGCCGTTGGCGCCGGATTCCAGTGCGCGGTGATGGCGCCGACGGAGATCCTCGCCGAGCAACACCGGATCAATTTCTGTGGTTGGCTGGAGCCTCTGGGCATTACCGTTGCCTGGCTCTCTGGCAGTATGAAAGCCAGCGAGCGCCGCCAGCAGCTGGCGCTGATCGCCAGTGGCGACGCACAACTGGTGGTGGGCACCCACGCCCTGTTTCAGGACGGCGTGGACTTCCATCGCCTGGCACTGGTGATCATCGACGAACAGCACCGCTTTGGTGTGCACCAGCGCCTGCAGCTGCGCGAGAAAGGCAGCGTCGAATCCGGCCCCGACGGTACCCTGCGCACCCAACCGCACCAGCTGATCATGACCGCCACCCCCATCCCCCGCACTCTGGCCATGTCGGCGTTTGCCGATCTGGACTGTTCGGTGATCGACGAGCTGCCCCCTGGGCGGCAACCCATCAATACCGTAGCCATCTCCAACGAGCGCCGTTTTGAGGTGATGGAGCGGGTCCAGAGCGCAGTGCGCGAGGGGCGCCAGGCCTACTGGGTTTGCACCTTGATCGAAGAGTCCGAAACCCTGCAGGCCCAGGCCGCGGAATCCACCGCCGAAGAGCTGGCGGAAACCCTGGAGGGGGTGCGGGTGGCGCTGGTACACGGGCGCATGAAACCCGCCGCCAAGGATCTGGTGATGAAAGCCTTCAAGGCCGGCGAAGTCGACCTGCTGGTAGCGACCACCGTGATCGAGGTGGGCGTGGACGTGCCCAATGCGAGCCTGATGATCATTGAAAACCCTGAACGACTGGGGCTTGCTCAGCTGCATCAGCTTCGCGGCCGGGTAGGGCGCGGCCGCATTGCCAGCCACTGCGTACTGATGTACAGCACGCCACTTTCGGCCAACGGGCGCGCGCGCCTGCAGGCACTGCGCAGCCACGCCGACGGATTTGCCATTGCCGAGGAAGACCTGCGGCTGCGCGGCCCGGGCGAAATCCTCGGCACCCGTCAGACCGGAGAGATTCAGCACCGCATTGCCGATTTGCAGCGGGATGCGCACCTGTTACCCCGGGTTCAGAAAATTGCCGCGGCGCCCGCGCTGGATGCCGCGACTCGCAGTGCCATTGTGCGTCGCTGGCTGCACAACAAGCCCCGCTATGCAGAGGCATGA
- a CDS encoding GlsB/YeaQ/YmgE family stress response membrane protein, which yields MGEFFSWIILGLIAGALAKWIMPGPEPGGWIVTIIIGIVGAFIGGWLGSFIGVGTVGGLSIGSIITAVVGAIVLLFIYRMVKSRG from the coding sequence ATGGGTGAATTTTTTTCGTGGATTATTCTCGGCCTGATCGCCGGTGCGCTGGCCAAATGGATCATGCCGGGTCCGGAACCCGGTGGCTGGATTGTCACCATCATCATCGGCATTGTTGGCGCCTTTATCGGCGGCTGGCTTGGTAGCTTTATCGGTGTCGGTACTGTAGGCGGCCTGTCTATCGGCAGTATCATCACTGCGGTAGTTGGGGCAATCGTCCTGCTGTTTATTTACCGCATGGTGAAGTCGCGCGGCTGA
- a CDS encoding chorismate--pyruvate lyase family protein: MYHSPYESPYLPVGDWHPQPLENLYGSVPPENLVPWLIHPGSLTAALKDFSNGEFSVRILHQDWQQPRLEERRALNLRDRSLALVREVLLCGHGQPWVYARSVLPERSVSGKLRHLRNLDSRPLGELLFSRADMKRGPIVLNQLQRNSHCAIDELAEMSTRAWGRRSTFWLKDKPLLVAETFLNSFNPQTPPATCAPR, from the coding sequence TTGTACCACTCCCCCTATGAGTCTCCCTATCTTCCGGTCGGCGACTGGCACCCCCAGCCCCTGGAAAACCTGTACGGCAGCGTACCGCCGGAAAACCTCGTACCCTGGTTGATCCACCCCGGCTCCCTTACTGCCGCCCTGAAAGATTTCAGCAATGGCGAGTTCAGCGTAAGGATCCTGCATCAGGACTGGCAGCAACCGCGCCTCGAAGAACGCCGGGCCCTCAACCTGCGGGATCGCTCCCTCGCCCTGGTGCGCGAAGTCCTCCTGTGCGGCCATGGCCAGCCCTGGGTCTACGCCCGCAGCGTGTTACCGGAACGCTCGGTCAGCGGCAAACTCCGGCACCTGCGCAACCTCGACAGCCGCCCGCTCGGTGAACTCCTGTTCAGCCGCGCCGACATGAAGCGCGGGCCCATCGTGCTCAACCAGCTGCAGCGCAATTCCCATTGCGCCATCGACGAGCTCGCCGAAATGTCCACACGAGCCTGGGGGCGCCGCTCCACCTTCTGGCTAAAGGACAAACCACTGCTGGTTGCAGAAACCTTTCTCAACAGTTTCAATCCCCAGACACCGCCCGCGACCTGCGCGCCCCGATAA
- the phoB gene encoding phosphate regulon transcriptional regulator PhoB, with translation MDSKTILIVDDEAPVRDMLRVALEMADYRCLEAENAQAAHSLVIDEKPDLILLDWMLPDVSGVELARRLKRDELTAAIPIIMLTAKGEEDHKIKGLETGADDYITKPFSPRELVARLKAVLRRAGPSTPEEPLTAGGLVLDPISHRVTINGDAVDMGPTEFRLLTFFLSHQERAYTRTQLLDHVWGGNVYVEERTVDVHIRRLRKALTIDGHERYIQTVRGTGYRFSVQTVERV, from the coding sequence ATGGACAGCAAGACGATTCTGATAGTCGACGATGAAGCCCCGGTTAGGGACATGCTGCGCGTGGCGCTGGAGATGGCGGATTATCGCTGTCTGGAGGCAGAAAACGCACAGGCGGCCCACTCGCTGGTCATCGACGAGAAGCCGGATCTGATCCTGCTGGACTGGATGCTGCCGGATGTTTCCGGAGTGGAACTGGCACGCCGCCTGAAGCGGGATGAATTGACCGCTGCGATCCCGATAATCATGCTGACCGCGAAGGGCGAAGAAGATCACAAGATCAAAGGTCTGGAAACCGGCGCCGACGATTACATCACCAAACCGTTTTCTCCCCGGGAGCTGGTGGCGCGCCTGAAAGCGGTCTTGCGCCGCGCGGGCCCGAGCACACCGGAAGAGCCGCTGACGGCAGGTGGCCTGGTGCTGGATCCGATCAGCCACCGGGTGACCATCAATGGCGATGCGGTGGATATGGGACCGACGGAGTTTCGCCTGCTGACCTTTTTCCTCTCCCATCAGGAACGGGCCTATACCCGTACGCAGTTACTGGACCACGTGTGGGGCGGCAACGTGTATGTGGAGGAGCGCACCGTAGACGTACATATCCGCCGCCTGCGCAAAGCCCTCACTATCGACGGCCACGAACGCTATATCCAGACCGTACGCGGCACCGGCTACCGCTTCTCTGTACAGACCGTGGAAAGGGTGTAA
- a CDS encoding dicarboxylate/amino acid:cation symporter, protein MGLTKKIVLAMIAGIAVGLLLNFLNTSQLLGETVSGLINNYLTTGLFDIVGRIFIASLKLMVVPLVLVSLVCGACALSEGSRVGVLAGKTLLLYLLTTAAAITLALVLALVIQPGAGMEGMASDATFDPQPSPPLSEVLVNIFPTNPVDAMAKGNMLQIIVFALLMGYAVSRSGKPGQRIAGFFNDLNEVIMRMVGVLMVFAPYGVFALLATKIAQLGLDAIVQLMKYFLVVLSALLLHAFGVYSILLKLLSGLSPLKLIKKMRPAMVFAFSTASSAATIPVTLQTVEKRLGVDNKVASFTVPLGATINMDGTAIMQGVATVFISQLYGIDIGLMGYLTVILTATLASIGTAGVPGVGLIMLAMVLQQVGLPLEGIAIVMGVDRLLDMVRTAVNITGDSVVTAIVAKSEGALNVERFNDDNYNSVVANEEDASRTA, encoded by the coding sequence ATGGGGCTTACCAAAAAAATCGTATTGGCCATGATCGCGGGTATCGCGGTCGGGCTGCTGCTCAATTTCCTCAATACCAGCCAGCTTCTGGGCGAGACGGTAAGCGGGCTTATCAATAATTACCTCACCACCGGACTATTCGATATCGTCGGGCGTATCTTTATCGCCTCACTGAAGCTGATGGTGGTACCGCTGGTGCTGGTATCCCTGGTGTGTGGTGCCTGCGCTCTGTCCGAAGGCAGCCGCGTGGGGGTGTTGGCTGGCAAAACGTTGCTGCTGTATCTGCTGACCACGGCCGCGGCGATTACCCTGGCTCTGGTGCTGGCGCTGGTGATTCAGCCCGGTGCCGGTATGGAGGGGATGGCCAGCGATGCGACCTTCGATCCGCAGCCGTCGCCGCCGCTGTCAGAGGTGCTGGTGAACATTTTCCCCACCAATCCGGTGGATGCGATGGCCAAGGGCAATATGCTCCAGATCATCGTATTCGCGCTGCTGATGGGGTATGCGGTATCCCGCAGTGGCAAGCCAGGCCAGCGTATTGCGGGTTTCTTCAATGATCTGAACGAAGTCATCATGCGCATGGTGGGGGTACTGATGGTGTTTGCCCCCTATGGTGTATTTGCACTGTTGGCAACCAAGATTGCGCAGCTGGGGCTGGATGCCATTGTGCAGCTGATGAAGTACTTCCTGGTGGTACTGAGCGCGTTGCTGCTGCACGCTTTCGGGGTTTATTCCATTCTGTTGAAACTGCTGTCCGGCCTGAGCCCGCTGAAACTGATCAAGAAGATGCGTCCGGCGATGGTGTTTGCCTTCAGCACCGCGTCCTCCGCGGCGACCATTCCGGTAACGCTGCAGACGGTGGAAAAGCGCCTGGGTGTGGATAATAAAGTGGCTTCGTTCACGGTGCCTCTGGGTGCCACGATCAATATGGATGGCACCGCGATCATGCAGGGCGTGGCGACGGTATTCATCTCTCAGCTCTACGGTATCGATATCGGCCTGATGGGCTATCTGACGGTGATCCTGACCGCAACCCTGGCTTCCATCGGTACCGCCGGTGTGCCGGGTGTGGGCCTGATCATGCTGGCGATGGTACTGCAGCAGGTCGGCCTGCCGCTCGAGGGCATTGCAATTGTGATGGGTGTGGATCGCCTGCTGGATATGGTGCGTACCGCGGTCAATATCACCGGTGATTCCGTAGTGACGGCGATCGTGGCCAAGAGTGAGGGTGCGCTGAATGTGGAGCGCTTCAACGATGACAACTACAACAGCGTAGTTGCCAATGAAGAGGACGCTTCGCGCACCGCATAG
- a CDS encoding hydrogen peroxide-inducible genes activator — translation MTLNELRYIVTLAQEQHFGRAAERCFVSQPTLSIAVKKLEKELGVALFERSKTRVQATPLGERIVAQAQLVLEQSAAIKDIASAGKDQLSSPLSVGAIFTIGPYLFPHFIPQLQQLAPQMPLYVEEGYTSTLRARLRKGELDAVIIALPFTEPDVVTQPLYDEPFVVLMPSDHPLAKEEAIAPEQLCEDNVLLLGEGHCFRDQVLEACPQLQQSIEKEAGNGHIRTAADGSSLETLRHMVASRLGITVLPLSAAAASQYASGVLVTRPFAAPAPQRTVALAWRASFPRHRAIDMLRNAINQCQLQTP, via the coding sequence ATGACTCTGAACGAACTGCGCTACATCGTCACCCTGGCTCAGGAACAGCATTTCGGCCGTGCAGCCGAGCGCTGTTTTGTCAGCCAGCCGACGCTCTCGATTGCCGTGAAAAAGCTGGAGAAAGAGCTGGGGGTCGCCCTGTTCGAGCGCTCCAAAACCCGCGTGCAGGCCACCCCGCTGGGGGAGCGTATCGTCGCTCAGGCACAGCTGGTGCTGGAGCAGTCAGCGGCGATCAAGGATATTGCCAGCGCCGGTAAAGACCAACTCAGCAGCCCGCTGTCGGTCGGTGCCATCTTTACCATCGGCCCCTATCTGTTTCCGCATTTCATCCCACAGTTACAGCAGCTGGCCCCACAGATGCCGCTGTACGTGGAAGAGGGCTATACCTCCACCTTGCGCGCACGCCTGCGCAAAGGCGAGCTGGATGCGGTGATCATTGCCCTGCCCTTTACCGAGCCGGATGTAGTCACCCAGCCCTTATATGACGAACCCTTTGTGGTGCTGATGCCTTCGGACCACCCGTTGGCGAAAGAGGAAGCCATCGCCCCGGAACAGTTGTGTGAAGACAATGTGCTGCTGCTGGGGGAGGGGCACTGTTTCCGCGATCAGGTCCTGGAGGCCTGCCCACAACTACAGCAATCGATCGAAAAGGAAGCCGGCAACGGACATATCCGCACCGCCGCCGATGGCAGCTCGCTTGAGACCCTGCGCCACATGGTGGCCTCGCGCCTCGGCATTACCGTGTTACCGCTGTCTGCCGCCGCCGCGTCCCAGTACGCCAGTGGCGTCCTGGTAACCAGGCCATTTGCGGCACCGGCACCACAGCGCACCGTCGCCCTGGCCTGGCGCGCCAGCTTCCCGCGGCACCGCGCAATCGACATGTTGCGCAACGCCATCAACCAGTGTCAGCTACAGACGCCCTGA
- a CDS encoding DUF938 domain-containing protein: MGVDKLRDAPSTARNRDPICEHLQRLLADSRHVLEVGSGTGQHAVYFAPRLSHLTWQTSERRQNLQEVQAWLAHSPADNLPAPLELDVTGAWPSLQVDTVFTANTLHIMPTSAVETFFRRLPEVLQPDGQLIVYGPVKIEGQYIGPGNADFDVWLKQQEPHRGIRDLEWLDQLAGEQGLTRVENNYLPANNQLLVWQKHTENTY; the protein is encoded by the coding sequence ATGGGTGTGGATAAGCTGCGAGACGCGCCCTCCACCGCGCGCAATCGCGATCCGATCTGCGAACACCTGCAAAGGCTGCTGGCGGATAGTCGCCATGTGCTCGAAGTGGGCAGTGGCACCGGCCAGCACGCGGTGTATTTTGCCCCGCGCCTGTCGCACCTCACCTGGCAGACCTCCGAGCGCCGCCAGAATCTGCAGGAGGTACAAGCCTGGCTGGCCCACAGCCCGGCGGATAACCTGCCGGCACCTCTGGAACTGGACGTCACTGGCGCTTGGCCATCATTGCAGGTGGATACCGTATTCACTGCCAACACCCTGCATATCATGCCTACCTCCGCGGTCGAAACATTTTTCCGGCGATTGCCGGAGGTGCTGCAACCCGATGGCCAGCTGATCGTTTACGGTCCGGTGAAAATCGAGGGTCAATATATCGGTCCTGGCAATGCGGATTTTGATGTCTGGCTGAAGCAGCAGGAACCTCACCGTGGCATCCGCGACCTGGAGTGGCTGGATCAGCTGGCCGGTGAACAGGGCCTGACCCGGGTGGAAAACAATTACCTGCCGGCCAACAATCAGTTGTTGGTCTGGCAGAAGCACACTGAGAATACTTATTGA
- the traF gene encoding conjugal transfer protein TraF: MWTKNQIASAIAAGAIIGAVPASAEVFSGRGSAMAGAGVAGGDYTYSALVNPATATNFKENDDFAITFDFGLIANDQNEFIDTAEDLTDYIDELDGLLADQSSADYILDSLRTLDDSRLTLDAGAQLTLAVPNNFVSGMLYVRQSAFLSTEVSLADSDVELLSNFGEQYFDENDLESAAGAFGYSLQEVGFAAAREFTFGGYRVSLGATPKYQSVETIEYIETVANFDNDDFDVDDYMLDHSNFNIDFGATINWGQLQGGLSVRNTLAQKYETLSGMEIQLDPQVTAGVGYTGEVFTVLGDLDLNAVELFDGAGEVQIARLGVEADLFDWAQLRLGYRHDLQDTYDGAFTAGIGFSPFDVVQFHLAATQSSDDTLGAALQFGLDL; encoded by the coding sequence ATGTGGACCAAAAATCAAATTGCCAGTGCTATTGCCGCCGGCGCCATTATTGGGGCGGTACCGGCCAGTGCTGAAGTGTTTTCCGGTCGGGGTAGTGCCATGGCTGGCGCGGGTGTGGCCGGTGGCGATTACACCTACAGTGCGCTGGTAAACCCGGCGACGGCCACCAATTTCAAAGAGAACGATGATTTCGCGATTACCTTCGATTTCGGCCTGATCGCCAACGATCAGAACGAGTTTATCGATACGGCGGAAGATCTGACGGATTACATTGATGAACTGGACGGACTGCTCGCCGACCAGAGTAGTGCCGATTACATACTGGACTCTCTGCGCACCCTGGACGACTCGCGCCTGACCCTGGACGCCGGTGCGCAATTGACCCTGGCGGTACCGAATAACTTCGTTTCCGGCATGCTCTATGTACGTCAATCTGCCTTTTTATCCACTGAAGTGTCCCTGGCGGATTCGGATGTGGAGCTGCTGAGCAATTTCGGCGAGCAATACTTTGATGAAAATGACCTTGAGTCCGCGGCGGGCGCTTTCGGCTACAGTCTGCAGGAAGTGGGCTTTGCCGCTGCGCGGGAATTCACCTTCGGTGGGTATCGGGTTTCCCTGGGGGCAACACCAAAGTATCAGTCTGTAGAAACCATCGAATATATCGAAACGGTTGCCAACTTCGACAATGACGATTTCGATGTGGACGACTACATGCTGGACCACAGCAACTTCAATATTGACTTCGGTGCGACCATCAACTGGGGTCAACTTCAGGGTGGCCTTTCCGTGCGCAATACCCTGGCTCAGAAATACGAAACCCTGAGCGGTATGGAGATTCAGCTGGATCCGCAGGTGACCGCTGGCGTGGGGTACACCGGGGAGGTTTTTACGGTGCTGGGTGACCTGGACCTGAACGCTGTGGAGTTGTTCGACGGTGCCGGCGAGGTACAGATTGCGCGCCTGGGTGTGGAGGCGGATCTGTTCGACTGGGCTCAACTGCGGCTGGGGTACCGCCACGATCTGCAGGACACCTACGACGGCGCCTTCACCGCCGGTATCGGCTTCTCTCCGTTTGATGTGGTGCAGTTTCACCTGGCGGCCACTCAGTCTTCCGATGATACACTGGGTGCCGCGCTGCAGTTCGGGCTGGATCTGTAA
- the phoR gene encoding phosphate regulon sensor histidine kinase PhoR — translation MLDRSIGEFSRFIVIALGTTIVGITTGHWWLALCAGLAVYLIWVLLQQSRFDRWLANGRRGPAPTSFGVWGDISDDFYRLQRRHRKEKQKLHAMLRRVQDSTSALREGIVALEDEGNLAWWNPAAGQMLRLQSDDAGQPLVNFVRDPRFVDHVHQRMLGQDNDSREPITLPAPGDDTRILQMEVTRFGRDEALVIVRDVTRLHNLEQMRRDFVANVSHELRTPLTVIAGYLETLTGSGQAPRNWERPLTQMSEQTVRMTSLVNDLLLLARLETSERDSGRDRVSVRELMERVAGEARSLSGDRHQISVSCEEDCTITGDAGELHSAFANLALNAVKYSPDGGPIELRWNTDDSGGHYSVADSGIGIDSLHIPRLTERFYRVDAGRSRESGGTGLGLAIVKHVLLRHNANMSVASTPGQGSTFTLNFPPHKITAASSA, via the coding sequence ATGCTCGATCGCAGTATTGGCGAGTTTTCCCGCTTTATCGTTATCGCCCTGGGCACCACCATCGTCGGTATTACCACCGGACACTGGTGGCTGGCGCTGTGTGCCGGGCTTGCGGTTTACCTGATCTGGGTACTCCTGCAGCAAAGCCGCTTTGATCGCTGGCTCGCCAATGGCCGCCGCGGCCCCGCGCCCACCAGCTTTGGCGTATGGGGGGATATCTCCGACGATTTTTACCGCCTGCAGCGGCGTCACCGCAAAGAAAAACAGAAACTCCACGCCATGCTGCGCCGGGTTCAGGACAGTACCAGTGCCCTGCGCGAGGGTATTGTGGCGCTTGAGGATGAAGGCAATCTGGCGTGGTGGAATCCCGCTGCCGGACAGATGCTGCGCTTACAGTCCGATGACGCCGGCCAGCCGCTGGTGAACTTTGTGCGCGATCCACGTTTTGTGGATCACGTACATCAGCGCATGCTGGGGCAGGATAACGATTCCCGCGAGCCGATTACGCTGCCCGCACCGGGTGACGATACCCGTATCCTGCAAATGGAGGTCACCCGCTTCGGCCGGGACGAGGCGCTGGTGATCGTGCGGGATGTGACCCGTCTGCACAATCTGGAGCAGATGCGCCGGGATTTTGTCGCCAACGTCTCCCACGAGCTGCGCACGCCGCTGACGGTGATTGCCGGCTATCTGGAAACGCTCACCGGCAGCGGCCAGGCGCCGAGGAACTGGGAGCGCCCGCTGACACAGATGAGTGAGCAGACGGTGCGCATGACCAGCCTGGTGAATGATCTGTTGCTGCTGGCGCGGTTGGAGACATCCGAACGCGACAGTGGACGGGACAGGGTTTCCGTGCGCGAGCTGATGGAACGGGTAGCCGGTGAGGCGCGCTCATTGAGTGGCGATCGCCATCAGATCAGTGTGTCGTGTGAAGAAGATTGCACTATTACCGGCGACGCCGGAGAGCTGCACAGCGCGTTTGCAAACCTTGCCCTCAATGCCGTGAAATACAGCCCGGACGGCGGCCCCATCGAGCTGCGCTGGAATACCGATGACAGCGGCGGGCACTACTCGGTGGCAGACAGCGGTATCGGTATCGACTCCCTGCATATCCCGCGCCTGACTGAACGCTTTTACCGGGTGGACGCGGGACGCTCCCGCGAGAGTGGCGGCACCGGCCTGGGTCTGGCCATCGTCAAACACGTGCTGCTGCGCCACAACGCCAACATGAGTGTTGCCAGTACTCCGGGGCAGGGCAGTACCTTTACCCTCAACTTCCCACCGCACAAAATTACTGCCGCCAGTTCCGCCTGA